One window of the Athene noctua chromosome 5, bAthNoc1.hap1.1, whole genome shotgun sequence genome contains the following:
- the NSMCE4A gene encoding non-structural maintenance of chromosomes element 4 homolog A — protein MAETSRSNDFSSSWNAGAERGRLSLPSTSEDGAVLQHKQRAPRRRRPPDSREEGEEPEAADEQARRSESGASAGDERSRRMIRNQYRELIYNVQQNREDMLSSKSNRLTEALEEANKLFSGVSCAREAALDAQFLVLASNLGKEKANELHSEMAAFDSLVFAEDLLTFMGINRIEVEENNNDSEGISAGYLPSNAWHKLGEETEKYFRRAPSFHYMLGSFKSDPPVPKQRIERQKKMTGEEGIRAMPAQLKKMEESHQEATEKEVERILGLLQTHFKNDPETPISFFDLVIDPNSFARTVENIFHVSFIIKDGLARLKLDDDKLPIIEPSKDESREDDHGAGIRNQAVISLSHQEWKEIVETYEITEPMISHPSHRNEDQMEIA, from the exons ATGGCGGAGACGAGCAGAAGCAATgatttctcctcctcatggaacgcgggcgcggagcgcggcCGCCTCTCGCTGCCGTCCACCTCGGAAGACGGCGCCGTGCTCCAGCACAAGCAGCGGGCgccgaggcgccgccgcccgccggactcccgggaggagggagaggaaccGGAGGCGGCGGACGAGCAGGCCAGGCGGTCGGAGAGCGGGGCGAGCGCCGGCGATGAGCGCAGCAGGAGGATGATCCGGAACCAGTACCGGGAGCTCATCTACAACGTGCAGC AAAATCGTGAGGATATGCTGAGTTCAAAAAGCAACAGACTGACAGAAGCTTTAGAAGAAGCCAACAAACTGTTCAGTGGAG TTTCCTGTGCACGAGAGGCTGCGTTGGATGCCCAGTTTCTTGTCTTAGCATCAAATCTAGGGAAGGAGAAGGCCAATGAGTTGCACTCTGAGATGGCAGCATTTGATTCACTAGTATTTGCAGAAGACTTG ctAACCTTCATGGGTATAAATCGCAtagaagtagaagaaaataacaaTGATTCTGAGGGCATTTCAGCTGGATATTTACCTAGTAATGCCTGGCATAAactgggagaagaaacagaaaagtactTCAGAAGAGCACCTTCTTTTCACTATAT GTTGGGATCTTTCAAGTCTGATCCTCCTGTACCAAAGCAACGGATTGAGAGGCAGAAAAAGATGACAGGAGAAGAAGGAATACGAGCAATGCCTGCTCAG ttaaaaaaaatggaggagtCTCATCAGGAagctacagaaaaagaagtagagAGGATTTTGGGATTATTGcaaactcattttaaaaatgatC CTGAAACACCTATTTCCTTTTTTGATCTTGTGATTGATCCAAACTCTTTTGCACGCACTGTGGAAAACATCTTTCATGTCTCCTTCATTATAAAG GATGGTCTTGCAAGATTAAAGCTGGATGACGATAAATTGCCAATAATAG AGCCTTCAAAAGACGAAAGCAGGGAGGATGACCATGGTGCTGGAATACGGAACCAAGCTGTCATTTCTCTGTCCCATCAAGAATGGAAG GAGATTGTAGAAACGTATGAAATAACAGAACCCATGATTAGCCATCCTTCTCACAGAAATGAAGATCAAATGGAGATAGCTTAA